ACTGATGCGGCCGGCGGTGGAGAGCACCCGGCGGCCGGAGGTGCTGGGAGGTATCGGCGGGTTCGGCGGCTTCTTCGCCCTGGAGATCGGCCGCTACCGGCGGCCGGTGCTGGTGGCCGGAACGGACGGGGTGGGCACCAAGCTGCGCCTGGCCATTGAACTCGGCCGGCACCGCAGCGTGGGCGTAGACGTGGTGGCCATGTGCGTCAACGACATCCTGGTGCACGGCGCCGAACCCCTGTTCTTCCTCGATTATTTGGCCATGGGCCGGCTGGTGCCCGAGAAGGCGGCGGAGATCGTGGCCGGGGTGGCCGAAGGCTGCCGCCTGGCCGGGTGTGCCCTTCTGGGCGGGGAGACGGCGGAGATGCCCGGCTTCTACCCGGCCGAGGACTACGACCTGGCCGGCTTTGCCGTGGGCATCGTGGAGCGGGAGGCTCTGATCGACGGCTCGGCCATCCGGCCGGGTGACCGGCTGCTGGGCCTGGCCTCCAGCGGCCTGCATTCCAACGGGTTCTCCCTGGCCCGCAAGGTGCTGCTGGAGGTGGCCGGATACTCCCTGCGGGACCGCGTGCCCGCCCTGGGGTGCGAGCTGGGCGAGGAACTGCTGCGGCCCACCCGCATCTACGTGCGCTCCGTGCTGCCCCTGGCCCGGGAAGGCCGCCTCCGGGGGATGGCCCACATTACCGGCGGCGGCCTGCTGGACAACCTGGCCCGCATCCTTCCGCCCGGAACCAAGGCGGTGCTGGAGCCGGGAAGCTGGCCGGTGCCGCCCATCTTCGAGCTCATCCGGGAGGCGGGCAACGTGCCGCCTCGGGAAATGGCCCGCACCTTTAACCTGGGCCTGGGCCTGGTGCTGGCAGTGGCTCCCGAGGAGGCGGAGACCGTACGCCAGAGGCTCATGGCCGCCGGCGAGCAGTGCTACCTGGTGGGCCGGGTCGAGGCGGGCAACCGCGAAGTAGAGGTGGTTACGGCTCGGTAGCGCACCGGGCCGCTTCAGGCCATATTTCCTTGGTCCCGGGCGGTCGCGGGTTCTTCCCGTTCGTACTGTCACCTCGCCGGCCTAACTAAGGCTTGGGCTTCGCGCTCCGGCGGGCTGCCGGCGCAGGCGCCATCCATGGCGCCGCGCCGCTCCGGCCGTCCTGAGGCCTGGCGCCCGCCTCCGCGCTCGCCCTCGCCAAGTTCGGCGCCCGGCGAGGTGCCAATGTACTCAGGGAAGAACTCGCGACCGCCCGCCAACTACTTGTATTGACGCGGGAGCGGAGGATAGATTATGAAGGTACTGGTAGTAGGAAGCGGCGGCCGGGAGCACGCCCTGGCCTGGAAACTGGCTCAGAGCCCGGAGGTTACGGAGCTCTTCTGCGCCCCGGGCAACGCCGGCATCGCCGAGATCGCCCGCTGCGTGCCCCTCAAGGCCGAGGACGTGGAAGGTCTGGCGGCCTTCGTGCGGCAGGAGGCAATCGACTTAACCGTGGTGGGCCCGGAGGCACCCCTGGTGGCCGGGCTGGCGGATGCCCTATCGGCGGCCGGCAAGGCGGTATTCGGCCCCACCCGGGCGGCCGCGGCGATCGAGGGGAGCAAGGTCTGGGCCAAGCGCCTCATGGCCAGGCACGGCCTGCCCACCGCCCGCTTTGAGGTCTTTTCGGACCTGGCGGCGGCGCGGGGCTACCTGTCCGCCACTTCCGGGCCCTGGGTGATCAAGGCCGACGGGCTGGCCGCCGGCAAGGGAGTGGTGGTGGCCGAGGAAAGGGACGAGGCGGAGCGGGCGCTGGTGTCCCTCATGTCCGAGCGGGTCTTCGGGTCCGCGGGAGAGCGGGTGGTGATCGAGGAAAGGCTCGAGGGCGAGGAGGTAAGCGTGCTGGCCGTAACCGACGGCCGGGAGCTGCTGGTACTTCCCTCCGCCCAGGACCACAAGCGCGCCTTCGACGGTGATGCCGGCCCCAACACCGGCGGCATGGGCGCCTACGCCCCCTGTCCCTTCCTCACCCCCGAGGCGGCCCGTCAGGTAGAAGAGAGAATCCTGCGGCCGCTTCTGGCCGGCCTGGAGGCGGAAGGCATCACCTACCGGGGCGTTATCTACGCCGGGCTGATGCTCACCTCCCGGGGGCCGCAGGTGCTGGAGTTCAACTGCCGCTTCGGCGACCCCGAGGCCCAGCCCCTGCTGCTGGGCCTGGAAGGCGATTTCCTGGGGGCGCTTTACGGCGCGGCCCGGGGCCGGCTGGAACGAGTGAACTTGCGCTGGCGCGGAGGCAGCGCCGCCTGCGTGGTGCTGGCCTCGGAGGGCTATCCCGGGTCGTACCGGACCGGCGAGGAGATCACGCTGCCCTCCGGGTTGCCCCCGGAAACGGTCATCTTTCACGCCGGGACCGCCCGGCGGGACGGGAAGCTGGTTACCTCGGGCGGACGGGTCATGGGAGTTACCGCCCGGGGGGAGACCCTGCCGGCCGCCCTGGAAAAGTGCTACCGGGTGGCGGAGGAAGTGCGTTTTTCCGGCAAGTTCTACCGCCGGGACATCGGCCGCCGGGCCCTGGCCCGCAGCGAGGCGTTAAGAACCTCTTGTCATGGGAGCCAAAAGGCACTAGAATAATACCCAGAATTGACCACAACCGAACAGGGCAGTCGAGCAGAGACGAGGGGAGTTCGAGCCAGAAGAGCTGAGACGAGGCTGGTCATTGCCGGCGCTCGGTCTGGGCGCCGGTTTAATTTTTCCGGGAAGGGGAAGCAGGACGTGAAAGAAGTCCTCCGCAAGCTTAGCCAGAGGCAGGAACTGAGCCAGGAAGATATCGACGGGGTGGTTGACGGCCTTCTGGAAGACCGTTTCACCTCCGCGCAGGTGGCGGGCTTTCTCATGGGTCTGCTCATGAAGGGGCCGACCACGGCGGAAATAGCCGCCATTGCCCGGGCCATGCGGCGGGTGTGCGTGGTGATCCGGCCCCGGGTGGAGGGAGAACTGACCGACACCTGCGGGACCGGCGGCGGGCTCACCACCTTCAACGTGAGCACGGCCAACGCCCTGCTCTCGGCCGCCGCCGGGGTGAGAATTGCCAAGCACGGCTCGCGATCCATATCCGCCTCCTCGGGAAGCGCCGACGTTCTGGAAGCCCTGGGCATACCGGTGGAGCTAGAACCGCACCAGGCGGAACGGCTCATCGAAGACGTGGGCTTTTCCTTTCTCTACGCTCCCAACTTTCACCCGGTAATGATGAAGGTCTTCGGGCCCGAGAGCGACCTGGGGATCAAGACCGTGTTCTTCACCGTCATCGGCCCTCTGATCAACCCGGCCGGGGCCAGGTGTCACGTGCTGGGCGTGTACCGGCCGGATCTGGTGGAGCAGGTGGCAGAGGTGGCGCTGGAGGTGGGACTGAGCCACGCCATGGTGGTGCACGGCCTGGACGGGGTGGACGAGATTTCGCTGCTGGGCGAAACCCGGGTGGCGGAGGTCAGGAACGGGCGGATAGAGCACTATACCGTGTGCCCCGAGGACTTCGGGTTCTCCCGCTGCCACCTGGATGAAGTTCGCGGCGGCCCGCCGGAGTACAACGCCCGGGTTATCCTGGACGTGTTCACCGGCCGGGATTCCGGTCCCAGGCGGGACATGATACTGCTCAACGCCGCCGCCACCCTGGTGGTGGCGGGCAAGGCGGAATCCCTGGAGAAAGGCGTGGCCCTGGCGCGCCGGACGCTGGAGTCGGGCGAGGCCCTGGCCAAGCTGGAGGAGATAAGAGCCCGGGCCCAGGAACTGAGGAGAGATGCGGCTTGAACCTGCCCGACGCCATTCTGCGTACCCGGGGACGGGGAGCGGTGCCGGTAATCGCCGAGGTCAAGCGGCTGATACCCAAGCTGGCCGCCGAGGCCGGGCGGGGCCCGGACGGGCGGGACGCCGGCCGTCTTGCGGAATGTTACCGCCGGGGCGGGGCCTGCGGGATCTCCCTGGTCACCGAGCGCCGCCACTTCGGAGGCCGGCCGGAAGAGGACGTTCCTTTGGTTCTCCGGTCCACGCCCCTGCCGCTCCTGATTAAGGACTTCATCTCCGAAGCCGCGCAGGTAGACTGCTATGCCCGCCTGGTGACCTCGGTCGACCCGGCCTGCCTGGGCCGGGTGAGCCTGCTGCTCATAGCCCACCGGGTGGGAGACGATTTGCCGGAACTGCTGGAGCGCGTCCACTCCTGGGGCATGCTGGCCCTGGTGGAAACCAGGGGGCCGGAAGACCTGCCCCTGATTGCCGGCGCCGAACCGTGGCTGGTGGGGATAAACAACAAGGACATAGACCGGTTGGAGGTGGGAGAAGACGGGGTGCGGATCGACAGGGAGATGCTGGCTCCCTACCGGGAACTCCTGCCTCGAAGTTTGATCGTGAGCGAGAGCGGTCACCGCACTCCGGAGGACGTGCGGTGCTCCCTGAAAGCCGGGGCGGATGCGGTGCTGGCCGGCACCGCCTTCATGCTGGCCGAAGACCCGGCGGAGGCGGTGGCCGCCTTTGTGACCGCCGGGGAGGTGGCGCCGTGGTCCGGGTGATGGTGTGCGGCCCGCGCACCGAGGCCGAAATAGACATGCTGGCGGAGGCCGGGGTAGACGCCGTGGGGCTGATCACCGAGGTGTGGCAGCCCCTGGCCTGTAACCTGAGCCGGGAGGAGGCCCGCCGGCTGGCTGCGCGCCTGCCGCCTTTTGTGGCCGCGATCCTGGTCCTTACCGAGGAGCGGCCGGACGAGGTATGCCGGCTGGTGGAGCGCGTGCGCCCCGCCGCGGTCCAGCTCCACGGGTTCAATTCGCCCTCCCAGGTGGCGTTGCTCCGCGAGAGGCTGCCGGTGAAGATCATCAAGACCCTGCACCTCGACGGAGACCGCCTGCTGGGCGACAAGCCTCCGGAGCAGGCGGCGGCCGAGTACCTGGAGGCCGGTGCGGATGCCCTGCTCCTGGACCGCTTTCACCGGGGAAAGGTCGGCGCCACGGGTTTGGTGGTGGATTTCGTCCTGGCCCGGCGGCTGCGGCAGGCGGCGCAGCCCCGGCCCCTCATTCTCGCCGGAGGCCTGAACGCCGCCAACGTCGCCCGCGCCGTCCGCACCGTGCGCCCCTTTGGCGTAGACGTCTTCAGCGGCGTCACCACCGCGGGCCGGCTCAATCCGCGCAAGGTGCGTGCCTTCCTGCAGGCTGCCCGGCGCGCCTGATGCCCGCCCGGCCGGCAGAGCCATCGGCACGAGGGGGAACCGGAAGCCGAACGGCGCCGGAGCGAGCCATGGCCGCCGCTAGTCAAGGGTTTTTCGGAAGCGCAGTGCGGCCAGGAGGAGGGTGCCGCAGCCGAAGACCACCAGCACGGTCGCCTGGGTAAGGAGCAAGTCCAGGCCGGCGCCCTTGAGGATGATGCCGCGCAGGATCTCAAGGAAATAGGTTAGCGGTATGAGATTGCCCAGCCATCGGATCACCGCAGGCATGGCCTCCCGGGGAAAGACAAAGCCCGAGAGGAGCACGCTGGGCAGGACCAGAGCCATGGTGGCCTGCATTGCCTGGAGTTGGGTGCGCGCCACCGTGGAAATGAGCAGGCCCAACCCCAAGGCCCCCAGGAGAAAGAAAAGTGATAGTGCGGCCAGGAGGCTGACGCTGCCGGCCATTCCCATTCCGAACCAAAAGGCGCCCACCAGAAAGATCAGGGTGACGTCCACGAAGGCTATGACCACGTAGGGGATGAGCTTGCCGATCACCAGCTCCGCGGGCCGCACCGGGGTCACGA
The Clostridia bacterium DNA segment above includes these coding regions:
- the purM gene encoding phosphoribosylformylglycinamidine cyclo-ligase, which translates into the protein MEEPKPAWTYRDAGVDIDAGERAVELMRPAVESTRRPEVLGGIGGFGGFFALEIGRYRRPVLVAGTDGVGTKLRLAIELGRHRSVGVDVVAMCVNDILVHGAEPLFFLDYLAMGRLVPEKAAEIVAGVAEGCRLAGCALLGGETAEMPGFYPAEDYDLAGFAVGIVEREALIDGSAIRPGDRLLGLASSGLHSNGFSLARKVLLEVAGYSLRDRVPALGCELGEELLRPTRIYVRSVLPLAREGRLRGMAHITGGGLLDNLARILPPGTKAVLEPGSWPVPPIFELIREAGNVPPREMARTFNLGLGLVLAVAPEEAETVRQRLMAAGEQCYLVGRVEAGNREVEVVTAR
- the purD gene encoding phosphoribosylamine--glycine ligase, translated to MKVLVVGSGGREHALAWKLAQSPEVTELFCAPGNAGIAEIARCVPLKAEDVEGLAAFVRQEAIDLTVVGPEAPLVAGLADALSAAGKAVFGPTRAAAAIEGSKVWAKRLMARHGLPTARFEVFSDLAAARGYLSATSGPWVIKADGLAAGKGVVVAEERDEAERALVSLMSERVFGSAGERVVIEERLEGEEVSVLAVTDGRELLVLPSAQDHKRAFDGDAGPNTGGMGAYAPCPFLTPEAARQVEERILRPLLAGLEAEGITYRGVIYAGLMLTSRGPQVLEFNCRFGDPEAQPLLLGLEGDFLGALYGAARGRLERVNLRWRGGSAACVVLASEGYPGSYRTGEEITLPSGLPPETVIFHAGTARRDGKLVTSGGRVMGVTARGETLPAALEKCYRVAEEVRFSGKFYRRDIGRRALARSEALRTSCHGSQKALE
- the trpD gene encoding anthranilate phosphoribosyltransferase is translated as MKEVLRKLSQRQELSQEDIDGVVDGLLEDRFTSAQVAGFLMGLLMKGPTTAEIAAIARAMRRVCVVIRPRVEGELTDTCGTGGGLTTFNVSTANALLSAAAGVRIAKHGSRSISASSGSADVLEALGIPVELEPHQAERLIEDVGFSFLYAPNFHPVMMKVFGPESDLGIKTVFFTVIGPLINPAGARCHVLGVYRPDLVEQVAEVALEVGLSHAMVVHGLDGVDEISLLGETRVAEVRNGRIEHYTVCPEDFGFSRCHLDEVRGGPPEYNARVILDVFTGRDSGPRRDMILLNAAATLVVAGKAESLEKGVALARRTLESGEALAKLEEIRARAQELRRDAA
- a CDS encoding indole-3-glycerol-phosphate synthase TrpC, coding for MNLPDAILRTRGRGAVPVIAEVKRLIPKLAAEAGRGPDGRDAGRLAECYRRGGACGISLVTERRHFGGRPEEDVPLVLRSTPLPLLIKDFISEAAQVDCYARLVTSVDPACLGRVSLLLIAHRVGDDLPELLERVHSWGMLALVETRGPEDLPLIAGAEPWLVGINNKDIDRLEVGEDGVRIDREMLAPYRELLPRSLIVSESGHRTPEDVRCSLKAGADAVLAGTAFMLAEDPAEAVAAFVTAGEVAPWSG
- a CDS encoding phosphoribosylanthranilate isomerase — its product is MVRVMVCGPRTEAEIDMLAEAGVDAVGLITEVWQPLACNLSREEARRLAARLPPFVAAILVLTEERPDEVCRLVERVRPAAVQLHGFNSPSQVALLRERLPVKIIKTLHLDGDRLLGDKPPEQAAAEYLEAGADALLLDRFHRGKVGATGLVVDFVLARRLRQAAQPRPLILAGGLNAANVARAVRTVRPFGVDVFSGVTTAGRLNPRKVRAFLQAARRA